Proteins encoded by one window of Lactobacillus sp. ESL0684:
- a CDS encoding Xaa-Pro dipeptidyl-peptidase — MKYNQYAYVETDYQTQLQELQAINFLPKNYQNLSFGQLLAELVANTLAEVNPTADSARLAKLQEFAVSSKQSLAEFITSNPESISLKQFYNVALQLLGYHVDYDYDLADPIRFMNKQALPVVCHITNQSELISAFYRLLNTRTKNGQLLIDVMAGKGYFYRQLGTWPKNKFILFNGKSLPIFDTNKVIREVVYVESDLDTDHDGQPDLLQTTIFRPVESNRMPVPALYTASPYFGGIISNEQRNHNVDENLSDATTWTNPQYEPANQIAAKPTGDENYPTTEQATGKSSYPLNEYMLARGFASVFAGGIGTKGSDGLRITGSPEETESAKEIIEWLHGDRIAYTDRTKKYETKASWCNGNIGMTGRSYLGTLQIAVATTGVAGLKTVISEAAISSWYDYYREHGLVIAPEACQGEDLDLLAETCQSNLWDAGDYLKIKPRYDEMQKTLLTKEDRVTGQYSDFWEARNYRHHTDQIKCSWISVHGLNDWNVKPKNVYKVWQKVKQLPIEHHLFLHQGPHYNMNNLVSIDFTDLMNLWLVHELLEVDNHTDEQWSTVLVQDNLQADQWHAENDWSDEIGQPVTYYPTNDGTLQKDGNGKQQLTFTDLGGSEFKAAKISESEWQNQFIAGEPKWAKASLRFVSDEFIHPVTLVGRPEVKLRVSASKTTGQLSVALVELGERQRLTATPKALMSGGQELAYRFGTDTLQEFVPTKATPAKLITKAHINLQNYSDLQKPTPIEAGKFYDLSFKLQPTYYTLPVGAKLCLIIYSTDQGMTKRPLAAEDYTIDLANTEIKFSQK; from the coding sequence ATGAAGTATAATCAATATGCCTATGTCGAAACTGACTACCAAACCCAATTACAAGAATTACAAGCGATTAATTTTTTACCTAAAAATTACCAAAATTTATCCTTTGGACAATTATTAGCCGAATTAGTAGCTAATACCTTAGCTGAAGTCAACCCAACCGCCGATTCTGCGCGATTAGCAAAACTGCAAGAATTTGCCGTTAGTTCCAAGCAGTCATTAGCCGAATTCATCACCAGTAATCCTGAAAGTATCAGTCTCAAGCAATTTTACAATGTTGCTTTGCAACTATTAGGCTACCATGTTGATTACGACTACGATTTAGCCGATCCAATACGCTTTATGAATAAGCAAGCATTACCCGTTGTTTGCCACATCACTAATCAATCTGAATTAATCAGCGCTTTTTACCGCTTATTAAATACCCGTACCAAAAATGGTCAGTTATTAATTGATGTCATGGCGGGTAAAGGCTACTTCTATCGGCAATTGGGAACATGGCCTAAAAACAAATTTATCTTATTTAATGGTAAAAGCCTGCCAATTTTTGATACTAATAAAGTTATTCGGGAAGTGGTCTACGTTGAAAGTGACCTCGACACCGACCATGACGGGCAACCCGACCTACTACAAACCACCATTTTCCGTCCTGTCGAAAGTAACAGGATGCCTGTGCCTGCGTTATACACGGCCAGCCCATATTTTGGCGGAATCATTAGCAATGAACAGCGTAATCATAACGTTGATGAAAATTTAAGCGACGCCACCACCTGGACTAATCCACAATATGAACCCGCTAATCAAATTGCTGCCAAACCAACGGGAGATGAAAATTATCCAACTACTGAGCAAGCTACTGGTAAATCTTCTTATCCGTTAAACGAATACATGCTGGCACGTGGCTTTGCTAGTGTATTTGCTGGCGGTATCGGTACTAAGGGCAGTGATGGCCTACGCATTACCGGTTCACCTGAAGAAACTGAAAGTGCCAAAGAAATTATCGAATGGCTTCATGGCGACCGAATTGCCTATACTGACCGCACTAAAAAATATGAAACTAAAGCCAGTTGGTGTAATGGTAACATTGGCATGACTGGTCGTTCATACCTAGGAACCTTGCAGATTGCTGTCGCAACTACTGGCGTTGCAGGTCTGAAAACCGTTATTTCTGAAGCTGCAATCTCTTCTTGGTATGATTACTATCGTGAGCATGGCTTAGTTATTGCTCCCGAAGCCTGTCAAGGAGAAGACCTAGACTTGTTAGCCGAAACCTGCCAATCTAACCTTTGGGATGCAGGCGACTATCTTAAAATTAAGCCACGCTATGATGAAATGCAAAAGACGCTTTTGACTAAAGAAGATCGAGTAACCGGACAATATTCAGATTTTTGGGAAGCTCGCAACTACCGTCACCACACCGATCAAATCAAGTGTTCTTGGATTAGTGTCCATGGTTTGAATGATTGGAATGTCAAACCAAAGAATGTTTACAAAGTGTGGCAAAAGGTCAAGCAATTACCAATTGAGCATCATCTTTTCTTACATCAAGGACCGCATTATAATATGAATAACTTGGTTTCAATCGATTTTACTGATTTAATGAATCTCTGGCTCGTTCATGAATTGCTGGAAGTTGATAATCATACAGATGAGCAGTGGTCAACCGTGCTAGTGCAAGACAATCTGCAAGCTGATCAATGGCACGCTGAAAATGATTGGAGCGATGAAATTGGTCAACCTGTAACCTATTACCCCACTAATGACGGAACATTGCAAAAAGATGGTAATGGCAAGCAGCAACTAACTTTCACTGATCTAGGAGGTAGCGAATTTAAAGCTGCCAAAATATCTGAATCAGAATGGCAAAATCAATTTATAGCGGGTGAACCAAAATGGGCTAAAGCTAGCTTACGCTTTGTTAGTGATGAATTTATCCATCCCGTTACGCTTGTCGGCAGGCCTGAAGTTAAGTTACGTGTTTCTGCCAGCAAAACAACCGGTCAGCTTTCGGTTGCTTTGGTAGAACTTGGTGAGCGTCAACGTTTAACTGCTACACCTAAGGCTTTGATGTCTGGCGGTCAAGAACTAGCCTACCGTTTTGGCACCGATACATTGCAAGAATTTGTACCGACTAAAGCAACCCCAGCTAAGTTAATCACTAAGGCACATATCAATTTGCAAAATTATTCTGATCTGCAAAAGCCAACTCCAATTGAAGCCGGAAAATTTTACGACTTAAGCTTTAAACTGCAGCCAACCTATTACACTCTGCCAGTTGGCGCTAAGCTCTGCCTCATCATCTATTCCACGGATCAGGGCATGACCAAACGCCCACTTGCAGCAGAAGACTATACTATCGACTTGGCTAATACAGAGATTAAATTTAGCCAAAAGTAA
- a CDS encoding amidohydrolase family protein — protein sequence MKTKTIYQNCNLFDGETNQLKQNAWLEVDDETGKITALGTGKAPQADNWVDLQEKYVMPGLINCHTHMVMDPTDSRGVTDFNVIETTVNAVDNLHTMLKSGVTYVRECGSTFDIDLTIARMIAEGKITKVPEVLPSGRPYSMSGGHGDIPNFGYIVDSPDEMRKSVRQGLARGVKAVKVMATGGIMTEKDSMDDPQLSVDEIRVAVQEAHHKGLIVAAHAEGIAGIMNALEAGVDSIEHGYYVNDAAIDLMLKNGTYLTPTIIAAWAFPEYAQDIAPAWEMNKAKTALADLQVNIAHAHERGVKISLGTDAGTTFNGFDKTPVELQLLVDTGFSNFEALQTSVNAAKLMKISDEYGTLATGKYADFLVLDKNPLTDIKAVAQTNKAVYKKGKREY from the coding sequence ATGAAAACCAAAACTATTTATCAGAATTGTAATTTATTTGATGGTGAAACGAATCAACTTAAGCAGAATGCTTGGTTAGAAGTCGATGATGAAACGGGTAAGATTACTGCGCTTGGTACGGGGAAGGCGCCGCAAGCGGATAACTGGGTAGATCTTCAAGAGAAGTATGTAATGCCAGGTCTAATCAATTGTCACACTCACATGGTGATGGATCCAACTGATTCTCGGGGCGTGACCGATTTTAATGTGATTGAAACGACTGTTAATGCGGTAGATAACCTGCATACAATGCTAAAGTCTGGCGTTACCTACGTGCGTGAATGTGGCTCAACTTTTGACATTGATTTAACGATTGCTAGGATGATTGCTGAAGGAAAAATTACTAAGGTACCAGAGGTACTGCCTTCGGGACGGCCATATTCAATGAGCGGTGGTCATGGAGATATTCCCAACTTCGGTTATATTGTTGATTCTCCTGACGAAATGCGCAAGTCTGTGCGTCAAGGATTAGCACGTGGTGTCAAGGCTGTGAAAGTCATGGCTACTGGTGGAATTATGACTGAAAAAGATTCGATGGATGATCCACAATTAAGTGTTGACGAGATTCGTGTGGCTGTCCAAGAGGCTCATCACAAGGGACTAATTGTTGCAGCTCATGCAGAGGGAATTGCCGGAATTATGAATGCGCTAGAAGCAGGTGTTGATTCAATTGAACATGGCTACTATGTTAATGATGCAGCCATAGATTTGATGCTGAAAAATGGCACTTATTTAACGCCGACAATTATTGCTGCTTGGGCTTTTCCTGAATATGCGCAAGATATTGCTCCTGCCTGGGAGATGAATAAGGCAAAAACAGCTTTGGCTGATCTGCAAGTAAACATTGCCCATGCTCATGAACGTGGTGTTAAAATTTCACTTGGTACTGATGCTGGTACAACTTTTAATGGCTTTGACAAGACACCAGTTGAGCTCCAGCTTTTAGTTGATACTGGTTTTAGTAACTTTGAAGCTCTGCAAACTAGTGTTAATGCTGCTAAATTAATGAAAATTTCTGATGAATATGGCACCTTAGCTACTGGCAAATATGCCGATTTCTTAGTCCTAGATAAAAATCCTTTAACCGATATTAAGGCAGTTGCCCAAACTAATAAGGCAGTCTATAAGAAGGGCAAAAGGGAGTATTAA
- a CDS encoding oligopeptide ABC transporter substrate-binding protein produces the protein MRKNKALLAISTISLSALTLAACSNNKNTNNDNQSKSVSKFAHETPVKKTKQGGTLKVALETDTPFSGIFSNELSTSDIDSQAASPGQETLFDTDDHYRITNKGPATLKLDQKASTITITVKKGVKWSDGKQVIAKDLEYPYEIIANKKTQSERYNTNIENIIGVKEYHEGKAETISGIEMPDGENGRTIVIHCKELKPGMYNSGNRYFWEAAEPYHYLKDVPFNKLKSSDKIRQKPMFFGPYQASKVVRGQSITWTPNKYYWRGKPKLDKIVTQVVASNSASQAIKSHKFDVATVIPTQWKQVKNTKNVNFISQVPLTYYYLGFKVGKWDAKQGKNVMDKNSKMNNKALRQAIGYAMNTDAVDKRYTYGIKFAIPTLIPAPFGDYFNKNEKGYSYNLKKANAILDKAGYKKKGKWRTQPNGKPLTINFAAMTGDSTREPIIQNYIQQWHKIGLNVKLTNGRLIEFNSFYDKLQNDDPKVDMFTAGWGLPSDPSPQSYYSESSILNYSRFVTPENNKLLKEIDSQKAFDHQYRVKKLHEWQTYMNKEAYNIPIDSFYQITAINDQVTGYSLKPSSSNNNHTLWYKVGYSK, from the coding sequence ATGAGAAAAAATAAAGCTTTATTAGCAATTAGTACTATTAGCTTGTCGGCATTAACCCTCGCCGCATGTAGTAATAACAAAAATACCAACAATGATAATCAATCAAAGTCCGTCAGCAAATTTGCACATGAAACACCAGTCAAAAAGACAAAACAAGGTGGTACACTTAAAGTTGCACTAGAAACTGATACGCCATTTTCAGGAATCTTTTCTAATGAATTGTCAACTAGTGATATCGACTCGCAAGCCGCCAGTCCTGGTCAGGAAACCTTGTTTGACACTGATGACCATTACCGCATTACTAACAAAGGGCCAGCTACCTTAAAGCTAGATCAAAAAGCCAGTACTATCACTATTACTGTTAAGAAAGGTGTCAAGTGGTCAGACGGCAAACAAGTAATTGCTAAGGACTTGGAGTATCCTTATGAAATCATTGCCAATAAAAAGACGCAATCAGAACGCTACAATACTAATATCGAAAACATTATTGGTGTAAAAGAATATCACGAAGGCAAGGCCGAAACGATTTCTGGGATTGAAATGCCAGATGGAGAAAACGGCAGAACCATTGTTATTCATTGCAAAGAGTTGAAGCCTGGCATGTACAACAGTGGTAATCGTTATTTCTGGGAAGCCGCAGAGCCATATCACTATTTAAAAGACGTTCCATTTAACAAGTTAAAGTCATCCGATAAAATTAGACAAAAGCCTATGTTCTTTGGTCCTTATCAAGCAAGTAAAGTGGTTCGCGGACAATCAATTACTTGGACACCAAACAAATATTACTGGCGTGGTAAGCCGAAGTTAGATAAAATCGTGACCCAAGTAGTTGCCTCAAATTCTGCTTCTCAAGCAATTAAAAGTCACAAATTCGATGTTGCCACAGTTATTCCAACCCAATGGAAACAAGTTAAAAATACCAAAAATGTTAATTTTATTTCACAAGTTCCACTTACCTACTATTATTTAGGATTTAAAGTTGGTAAATGGGATGCCAAACAAGGCAAAAATGTCATGGATAAGAATTCCAAGATGAATAATAAAGCCTTGCGCCAAGCAATTGGGTACGCAATGAACACAGATGCCGTTGATAAGCGATACACTTATGGTATCAAGTTCGCCATTCCGACTTTAATTCCAGCACCATTTGGCGACTATTTCAACAAAAATGAGAAAGGCTATTCTTACAATCTGAAGAAAGCCAATGCTATTTTAGATAAAGCTGGTTATAAGAAAAAAGGAAAATGGCGGACTCAGCCTAATGGTAAGCCTTTGACTATTAACTTTGCGGCAATGACTGGTGACTCAACACGTGAACCAATTATTCAAAATTATATTCAACAATGGCATAAAATTGGTCTAAACGTTAAATTAACTAATGGACGCCTAATTGAATTTAATTCCTTCTATGATAAATTACAAAATGACGATCCCAAAGTTGATATGTTTACCGCAGGCTGGGGCTTGCCAAGTGATCCTTCACCGCAATCCTATTATAGTGAGAGTTCTATCCTAAATTACTCGCGCTTCGTAACTCCTGAGAACAATAAATTATTAAAAGAAATTGATTCACAGAAGGCTTTCGACCATCAATATCGTGTCAAAAAATTGCATGAATGGCAAACTTATATGAATAAAGAGGCATACAATATTCCGATTGATAGTTTCTATCAAATTACCGCTATTAACGATCAAGTTACAGGATATTCATTAAAACCATCTTCCAGCAACAACAATCACACCCTATGGTATAAGGTTGGTTATAGTAAATAA
- a CDS encoding D-2-hydroxyacid dehydrogenase, translating to MKIVNLDSYALNPGDLDWSELEKIGNCTFYDRTPVDDDQEILRRIGNAEIVLTNKTPLDEAVITAAPRLNYIGVTATGYNVIDLNAAKKAGVTVTNVPTYGTEAVAQATFALLLEITNQVGLHNQLVHDGKWSSNPDFTFWAKPLMELQGKTLGLIGFGAIAQKVAEIGHAFGMKVIFYNHRPKTVPAAWVEQVSLAQLYAQSDVISLHVPQTTQTTNLIDAAAIKQMKADVIIINTARGGLINEADLATALNNGQVAAAAVDVAQTEPIPAESPLLSAKNCYLTPHIAWAPQETRERLLAIVVDNLIAFLKHERLNVIE from the coding sequence ATGAAAATTGTAAATTTGGATAGCTATGCGCTAAATCCTGGCGATTTAGATTGGTCAGAATTAGAAAAAATTGGTAATTGCACTTTTTATGATCGAACACCGGTAGACGATGATCAAGAAATCTTGCGTAGAATAGGCAACGCTGAGATTGTGTTAACTAATAAAACGCCACTTGATGAAGCGGTGATTACGGCAGCTCCGCGTCTAAACTATATTGGCGTAACTGCTACTGGTTATAACGTGATTGATCTTAATGCCGCTAAAAAGGCTGGAGTAACAGTAACCAATGTGCCAACTTATGGTACTGAGGCAGTTGCTCAAGCAACTTTTGCTCTATTACTAGAAATAACCAATCAGGTAGGTTTGCATAATCAATTGGTGCATGATGGCAAGTGGTCCAGTAATCCTGACTTTACCTTTTGGGCTAAACCATTGATGGAACTTCAAGGGAAAACTCTAGGCCTAATTGGTTTTGGGGCAATTGCTCAAAAGGTGGCTGAAATAGGTCACGCATTTGGGATGAAAGTAATCTTTTATAATCATCGACCAAAAACTGTGCCAGCAGCATGGGTGGAGCAGGTAAGTCTAGCGCAATTATATGCGCAATCCGATGTTATTAGTCTGCATGTACCACAAACTACGCAGACAACTAATCTGATTGATGCAGCTGCAATTAAACAAATGAAAGCGGATGTAATCATTATTAATACTGCTCGTGGCGGATTAATTAATGAAGCCGATTTGGCGACAGCCCTAAATAATGGTCAAGTTGCAGCTGCAGCTGTTGATGTTGCTCAAACAGAACCAATTCCTGCTGAAAGTCCGCTGCTTTCAGCCAAAAATTGTTATTTAACACCGCATATTGCTTGGGCACCACAGGAAACACGAGAACGTTTACTGGCGATAGTCGTGGACAATTTAATTGCTTTTTTAAAGCATGAAAGATTAAACGTCATTGAGTAA
- a CDS encoding arsenate reductase family protein — protein MIKFYGYKRCSTSRSAQKWLEDHGVQFEFQDLVEQPPQKEELISWMKQYQDRGLRYFFNTHGMDYRKMQLKDKIAEMSIDEAADLMSKNGKLIKRPLVVGSNKLTCGFNEQVYTETWL, from the coding sequence ATGATTAAATTTTACGGTTACAAACGTTGCTCTACTTCCAGGAGCGCACAAAAATGGCTAGAAGATCACGGTGTCCAATTTGAATTTCAAGATTTAGTCGAGCAGCCACCTCAAAAAGAGGAGTTAATTAGTTGGATGAAGCAATATCAGGACCGCGGTTTACGATATTTCTTCAATACCCACGGCATGGATTATCGCAAAATGCAATTAAAAGATAAAATTGCCGAGATGTCGATTGATGAAGCAGCTGATTTAATGTCGAAAAATGGTAAACTTATCAAACGACCATTAGTTGTCGGTAGTAATAAACTTACCTGCGGCTTTAACGAGCAAGTTTACACAGAAACTTGGCTATAA
- a CDS encoding endonuclease III, translated as MNYLDVYHDMLNIYGPQNWWPSDSVLETLIGAILVQNTNWLNAEKSLQNLRSATNFEPQLLAKLDSAEIKELIIPSGFYHAKSETIHAALQYFNRFNVNSKVVSTTIPTRDLRNELLKIKGIGNETADVILLYIFQRPVFIADAYSKKMISFFENRDSKKLKYLQVKTEMEAQLTELTTSDFQEFHALIDEHIIDYLTIQKEKS; from the coding sequence ATGAATTATCTTGATGTCTATCATGACATGCTTAACATCTATGGTCCGCAAAACTGGTGGCCCTCAGATTCTGTACTGGAAACATTAATTGGAGCTATTCTTGTTCAAAATACCAACTGGCTAAATGCCGAAAAGTCATTGCAAAATCTGCGATCAGCAACCAATTTCGAACCTCAGCTTTTAGCTAAGCTAGATAGCGCAGAAATCAAAGAATTGATTATTCCCAGTGGATTTTACCATGCTAAATCGGAAACAATTCATGCAGCCTTACAATATTTTAATAGGTTCAATGTCAATTCTAAGGTAGTCTCAACTACTATTCCTACTCGTGACTTACGCAATGAGCTGTTAAAAATTAAGGGAATTGGCAACGAAACTGCTGATGTGATTTTACTCTATATCTTCCAAAGACCAGTATTTATAGCAGACGCTTACTCTAAAAAGATGATTAGTTTCTTTGAAAACAGGGACAGTAAAAAATTAAAGTATTTGCAAGTAAAGACAGAAATGGAAGCCCAGCTAACAGAGTTAACAACTAGTGACTTTCAAGAATTTCATGCCTTAATCGATGAACATATAATTGACTATTTAACCATCCAAAAAGAAAAATCGTAA
- a CDS encoding PTS sugar transporter subunit IIC: MMKTFKKIGLDTLNGLSIGIVVALIPGALVNQLVQALLPTWPQLQFILALTAFASGLLPAISAVCVGMTAKLSPIQTSALALAAIAGAGNFTMKNGNITVNGSGDVINIAITIMIGYGVILLLGKSLKAYTILLLPLIVLVVAGGIGHLTLIPVGKITTLIGIGIEHLIGLQPILMGIIMGIIFGLLIVSPISSVGIATAISLSGIAAGSANLGIVGVSFALAIFGWQVNSFGTSIAHFLGSPKMQMANLMTNPKLLLPISINAGILGGLGAIFKIGGTPMSAGFGFSGLIGPLAALANRPSDFANISLVIILFFILPIALGLVANYLFNYKLHFFTAEDFALNFE; encoded by the coding sequence TTGATGAAAACTTTTAAAAAGATTGGTTTAGATACCTTAAATGGCCTATCCATCGGAATCGTTGTCGCACTAATTCCAGGAGCATTAGTTAATCAACTAGTCCAAGCATTATTACCAACTTGGCCGCAATTGCAATTTATCCTCGCATTAACCGCATTTGCATCAGGATTATTACCAGCAATTAGCGCGGTTTGTGTGGGCATGACGGCTAAACTATCACCGATTCAGACTTCAGCACTTGCTTTGGCGGCAATCGCTGGCGCTGGTAATTTTACTATGAAGAACGGCAATATTACGGTTAACGGTAGCGGTGACGTCATTAATATAGCAATTACTATTATGATTGGCTATGGTGTGATTTTATTACTAGGCAAAAGTTTAAAAGCCTACACAATTTTATTATTGCCCTTAATCGTCCTAGTAGTAGCTGGCGGAATTGGCCACTTAACCCTGATCCCAGTAGGAAAAATAACAACTTTAATTGGAATCGGTATTGAACACCTAATTGGTCTACAACCAATTTTAATGGGAATCATCATGGGTATTATATTCGGTTTATTAATTGTATCGCCAATTTCATCTGTCGGAATTGCCACAGCAATTAGCCTTTCAGGCATAGCCGCTGGATCAGCTAACCTGGGTATTGTCGGCGTATCCTTTGCTTTAGCGATTTTTGGCTGGCAGGTGAATTCCTTTGGCACCTCAATTGCCCACTTCTTGGGTTCACCAAAAATGCAAATGGCCAATCTGATGACCAATCCTAAACTATTATTACCAATTTCCATTAATGCTGGAATTTTAGGTGGCTTAGGTGCCATTTTTAAAATTGGAGGCACGCCAATGAGTGCGGGATTCGGCTTCTCTGGCTTAATTGGACCACTAGCAGCATTGGCTAATCGACCTAGTGATTTTGCTAATATCAGTTTGGTAATAATTCTGTTCTTTATCTTGCCAATTGCCTTAGGCTTGGTGGCTAATTACCTATTTAATTACAAGCTACATTTCTTTACTGCTGAAGATTTTGCTTTAAATTTTGAATAA
- a CDS encoding amidohydrolase family protein produces MATLYKNCNLFDAVNEKIQGNAWLLVDDQGIITKTGTGKTPQAEKVVDLQGQYVMPGLINAHTHIMLDPTLKVQADSTETAATVQALHNLRTLLKSGVTAIRDCGAVFDVDIQLMKLMQQGLVDGPEIVPSGRPMSIVGGHGDFTVGQDHDQNWGHLVNSKAEMRQAVREEFKHGAKNIKVMATGGVMSPTDRVDDTELSLEELQTAVSEAHSKHMTVASHAQGNRGIELSLQAGVDSIEHGIFLDEAQADFMVEHNVCLVPTLNASQCIADAGDLVPDYMQKKNSQIIKTFYKNVGMAIKKGVKVVVGTDAGTPLSMFDRSTTREMDLLVKAGATTLQALLGATRYAAELLQIADHCGSLTAGKEANFLVLQNNPLADVTAVNQVDKQVYQRGQLVK; encoded by the coding sequence ATGGCAACTTTATATAAGAATTGCAACTTGTTTGATGCAGTTAATGAAAAGATTCAGGGAAATGCTTGGCTGCTGGTCGATGACCAAGGTATAATTACTAAAACTGGTACAGGTAAGACACCACAAGCTGAAAAAGTGGTTGATTTGCAAGGACAATATGTCATGCCGGGGTTGATTAACGCTCATACACATATCATGCTTGACCCAACGCTTAAGGTACAAGCAGATTCGACTGAAACAGCGGCTACGGTACAAGCATTGCATAATTTACGTACGTTACTTAAATCGGGTGTCACGGCTATTCGCGACTGTGGTGCCGTATTTGATGTTGATATTCAGTTAATGAAGTTAATGCAACAAGGACTCGTTGATGGTCCAGAAATCGTACCGTCGGGTAGACCAATGTCGATTGTGGGCGGTCATGGTGATTTCACCGTTGGTCAAGATCATGATCAAAATTGGGGTCACTTAGTTAATTCCAAGGCAGAAATGCGGCAGGCTGTGCGTGAAGAGTTCAAGCATGGTGCAAAGAATATCAAGGTTATGGCTACTGGCGGAGTGATGTCACCAACTGACCGAGTAGATGATACGGAGCTAAGCTTGGAAGAATTGCAAACTGCTGTTAGTGAGGCACATTCCAAGCACATGACCGTAGCTTCTCATGCTCAAGGTAATCGCGGGATTGAATTGAGTCTACAGGCTGGAGTCGATTCGATTGAACATGGGATTTTTCTTGATGAAGCACAAGCTGATTTTATGGTTGAGCATAACGTTTGTTTAGTGCCAACGTTGAATGCTAGTCAATGTATCGCTGATGCTGGAGATTTAGTACCAGATTATATGCAAAAGAAAAACTCGCAAATTATCAAAACATTTTATAAGAATGTGGGTATGGCGATTAAAAAGGGTGTTAAAGTTGTTGTTGGTACTGATGCAGGTACTCCTTTAAGCATGTTTGATCGTAGTACGACTCGTGAGATGGATTTGCTAGTTAAAGCAGGTGCAACAACGCTGCAAGCGCTGCTGGGCGCGACTCGCTACGCGGCTGAATTGTTACAGATTGCTGATCATTGTGGAAGCTTGACTGCAGGTAAGGAAGCTAACTTTTTAGTTTTGCAGAATAATCCATTGGCCGATGTTACCGCAGTAAATCAAGTAGATAAGCAGGTATATCAACGTGGTCAGTTAGTTAAATAG
- a CDS encoding serine hydrolase domain-containing protein — protein sequence MKTAEINNYAEQVMAEFKLPSLGVGIYHHGETFSHVYGDGQEDTLYPLASISKTFFATAICKLAESGKIDLDQPLKKYWPALKLADPYTTDHITWRDALSHQSGLPAHDLMRFTNCNQQDLTLAQKVAAIGHLEPNHELRVEMQYSNLIFAVATYVMEQVINDSYGSYICKNLLEPLNLHDTYINHHECDATRIAKPYLLDHGKLMQVPFIAPGKVGGASSMLASISDLLKWGQFQLKTAQTGKGITMQRYEPQSIMQPDRSYGGANFANYGLGMMMEDYRGYKYFFHSGSYIGYCSFLGFVPELDLAFVFTMNMDSTDAIFALAYQTIDAVIGQQDKDWIKEASDYMKQRSLTKRAKFDKHRGANPQSVPADADLLGDYQNDGYGIVTISSENDQLMATIGKWKFPIIQNERGEKFVELAVDDELLAINFTNHGLELMTEPALKHPTAFVKE from the coding sequence ATGAAAACCGCAGAAATTAATAATTATGCCGAGCAGGTAATGGCAGAATTTAAGTTGCCGAGTCTAGGAGTTGGAATTTATCATCATGGGGAGACCTTTAGCCACGTCTATGGTGACGGGCAAGAAGACACATTATATCCGCTTGCTTCAATTTCCAAGACCTTTTTTGCTACTGCGATTTGCAAATTAGCGGAATCAGGTAAGATTGACTTAGATCAACCTTTAAAAAAATATTGGCCAGCACTAAAATTAGCTGATCCATACACTACTGATCACATTACTTGGCGCGACGCATTAAGCCATCAGAGTGGTTTGCCAGCACATGACTTAATGCGGTTTACAAATTGTAATCAGCAAGATTTAACTTTAGCTCAAAAAGTGGCAGCAATAGGACACTTGGAGCCTAACCATGAGTTGCGCGTTGAAATGCAGTATAGTAATTTGATTTTCGCAGTTGCTACTTATGTAATGGAGCAAGTAATTAACGATAGCTATGGTTCCTATATTTGTAAGAATTTATTAGAACCATTAAACTTACATGACACTTACATAAATCATCATGAATGTGATGCTACTAGAATTGCCAAGCCTTATCTGCTTGATCATGGCAAGTTGATGCAGGTACCATTTATTGCTCCAGGTAAAGTTGGTGGGGCCAGCAGTATGCTTGCTAGCATTAGTGATTTACTGAAATGGGGACAGTTCCAATTAAAAACCGCGCAAACAGGTAAAGGCATTACCATGCAGCGTTATGAACCGCAATCGATTATGCAACCGGATCGCAGCTATGGCGGTGCTAACTTTGCTAATTACGGCTTAGGGATGATGATGGAAGATTATCGTGGTTACAAATACTTTTTCCACAGTGGTTCTTATATTGGCTATTGTTCTTTTCTAGGTTTTGTACCTGAACTTGATCTAGCTTTTGTCTTTACTATGAACATGGATTCAACTGATGCGATTTTTGCTTTGGCTTACCAAACTATTGACGCAGTAATTGGCCAGCAGGATAAAGATTGGATTAAAGAAGCTTCAGACTATATGAAGCAGCGTTCTCTAACTAAGCGAGCTAAGTTTGACAAGCATAGAGGCGCCAATCCTCAATCTGTTCCAGCAGATGCCGATTTGTTAGGTGATTATCAGAATGATGGCTATGGTATCGTGACCATTAGCAGCGAAAATGATCAGCTAATGGCGACGATTGGCAAATGGAAATTCCCAATTATCCAAAATGAGCGGGGCGAGAAATTTGTCGAATTGGCAGTTGATGATGAACTTTTGGCAATCAACTTTACCAATCATGGTTTGGAACTGATGACTGAACCGGCGCTGAAGCATCCGACTGCTTTTGTGAAAGAATAA